CTGGACCGAAGTGGCCAAGTACTACGAAGCGGCGAAAAGGTAAGGTAGTCTGACACCCGAATCCCTGCCGTCTTCACGCCACCGACTTGCCGTTGGCATACTGCGGTGTGAGGGCCCGCTCGCGCGCAAATTCTGATTGGGAATGCGGTCAGGAGCAGTACCGGGTTGGCACGGAAGTCCGGACCTCACGGCCTATTTCTTTGCCAGGGCCTTGGACACAGCCTGCTCCAGCTCTTCGCCTCGCAGGTCTTTGGCGATTATGATTCCCTGGCGGTCAAGCAGGTAGGTTGCCGGAATGCTCTGCACGCCATACTTGGCAGCCAGCTTATTCTGCCACCCTTTACCGTCGAAATACTGCGGCCAAGTCATCTTCTTGTCTTTGAGGAAACTGACGAGTTTCTCCCGATCCCGGTCCCGGTCCAGGCTGATGCCGACGATCTCGAAGCCATCCTTGTGGTGCGCCTCGTAGGTCTTGATAACATTCGGCAACTCCCGAACGCACGGCCCGCACCAAGTGGCCCAGAAGTCTAAGAGCACCACCTTGCCCTTGTAATTCGCGACTGAGAGCGGCTTGCCCTCCAGGTCCTTTTCGTTGAAGTCGGGGAACTTTGCCCCCTCGATGAGCGCCGCCCGCGCCTTGCCGGCCTCCGCCTCTTGCTTCGCCTGCTTGGCGGGTCCCGTATCGGGAAAGTCCTTTTGCAGCTGCTCCATCAACGCATTGGCCTTGGCGGGGTTCTTAAGAACCTGCTCATACAGCATGGCTTTCATGAACAGGATCTGCGCCACATCGTCGGTCTTCTCGCCTTTGTGCTTCGTCAGCAGCGCGTCGAACTCCTGAAGTTCCGGGGCCAGGGCGGCCTCGGTTTCCTTGCCGTCCCGTAGTTTGGTTTGGATTTTCGTCACCAGCGCCTTGAGTTCGTCGGCAGCGTCGCTACTTTCTGCGGCCATACTGCTCGGAGCAGGCAGCAGCAAGGACGCAATGGCCAGGAGGACCGAGAGCTTTATTCTCATGCGGAGGACTGTCGTTCATTACCCGCCCTACGGCAAGCGCCATTTCGGCCGCTGTTGACGGGGAAAAGCACGTGAAACTGCATATACGCGCACTGCTACCACAGTACATTAACAGAATCCCCCATTCATGAACCGAACCTCCCTCCCGGTGCGACAACGCTGTGAAGCCCGTTAGAACCCGGTGTGGTTCCCATGGGGGCCGACCCCCATGGGAACCACACCGTAGTCCCGCCGGATTGGCACCGTTGCATCGCCGTAGCTGGATTCTGCGGCATGGACAGGAAATAGCTCAGCCAATACAGAGCTGGCAAGCAAGGGCTTGTTTGGCTAGTATGCGAACAAGTAATGCCATGCGGACGGCTGACCAATCCACCGTGGATAGCGCCAATCAAGAGCGCCAGCTCCCAAGTGTTGTTGCGCCAAGGCTGGCGGGCGGTTACAGCCTCTGGTTCGCA
The window above is part of the Candidatus Paceibacterota bacterium genome. Proteins encoded here:
- a CDS encoding TlpA disulfide reductase family protein, yielding MRIKLSVLLAIASLLLPAPSSMAAESSDAADELKALVTKIQTKLRDGKETEAALAPELQEFDALLTKHKGEKTDDVAQILFMKAMLYEQVLKNPAKANALMEQLQKDFPDTGPAKQAKQEAEAGKARAALIEGAKFPDFNEKDLEGKPLSVANYKGKVVLLDFWATWCGPCVRELPNVIKTYEAHHKDGFEIVGISLDRDRDREKLVSFLKDKKMTWPQYFDGKGWQNKLAAKYGVQSIPATYLLDRQGIIIAKDLRGEELEQAVSKALAKK